The following proteins are co-located in the Spirosoma montaniterrae genome:
- a CDS encoding BamA/TamA family outer membrane protein, giving the protein MSGLGPTLLADYRDNPFSPTRGWYAEWATQIYKHKLGSQFNYVEHLFDLRRYMPLNARNLLSFQAIGHFTAGTVPLRELPRLGGPNMLRGFVMGRYRDRQLWSVQAEYRRTLNRFLVAAAFAAAGGVADTPANFGLETTRYAGGAGLRVLLNRKKSVYLRTDVALNSNGTVNFYMRMLDAF; this is encoded by the coding sequence GTGTCTGGACTGGGGCCAACCCTGCTTGCCGACTACCGCGATAATCCGTTCAGTCCAACACGCGGCTGGTATGCCGAATGGGCCACGCAAATCTACAAACATAAGTTAGGCAGTCAGTTTAATTACGTCGAACACCTGTTCGACCTGCGTCGGTATATGCCGTTAAATGCCCGGAATTTGCTCAGTTTTCAGGCGATAGGCCATTTCACAGCCGGAACCGTACCCCTGCGCGAACTGCCTCGGCTGGGTGGCCCTAACATGCTGCGAGGGTTTGTTATGGGCCGTTACCGCGACCGGCAGTTGTGGTCGGTGCAGGCCGAATACCGCCGAACCCTGAATCGGTTTCTGGTAGCAGCCGCTTTTGCGGCTGCTGGGGGTGTGGCCGATACGCCCGCCAACTTCGGTCTGGAAACTACCCGCTACGCCGGTGGGGCAGGGCTGCGGGTATTGCTGAATCGCAAAAAAAGCGTCTATCTGCGTACCGACGTTGCTCTGAACTCTAATGGCACGGTCAACTTCTACATGCGGATGCTCGACGCTTTCTGA
- a CDS encoding TetR/AcrR family transcriptional regulator produces the protein MTEKKETILTIALQLFAEQGYENTPTSQIARQAGVSEGLIFRHFESKEGLFKALLAEGQTRLKGYVDAIVNEPDYKKRIALVIELGPLLMRRERSFWQLQFTLKFKSALYAKLKNEQAEFVALFQAGVEAFAGLGYAEPEQETYLLMLLLEGLTGQMLAQGDSYDSAPVVAFIKSKYNV, from the coding sequence GTGACAGAGAAAAAAGAAACTATTCTGACCATAGCCCTGCAACTATTTGCTGAGCAGGGTTATGAAAATACGCCCACCAGCCAGATTGCCAGGCAGGCGGGTGTGTCGGAAGGGTTGATTTTCAGGCATTTTGAGAGTAAAGAAGGGTTGTTCAAAGCGTTGCTGGCCGAAGGGCAAACGCGTTTAAAAGGCTATGTCGATGCGATTGTCAATGAGCCGGATTACAAAAAACGCATTGCGTTGGTCATTGAATTGGGGCCGTTACTGATGCGTCGTGAGCGGTCGTTCTGGCAGTTGCAGTTCACGCTTAAATTCAAAAGTGCGCTGTATGCTAAATTAAAAAATGAACAGGCGGAGTTTGTTGCGCTGTTTCAGGCTGGCGTAGAAGCGTTTGCCGGGCTGGGATATGCCGAACCGGAGCAGGAAACGTACCTGTTAATGCTGTTACTCGAAGGGTTGACCGGGCAAATGCTGGCGCAGGGTGATAGTTATGACTCAGCCCCAGTCGTTGCGTTTATCAAGTCGAAATACAACGTTTAA
- a CDS encoding SDR family oxidoreductase, with protein MTKFVLITGASTGIGRTTAMRMAKRGYTVFAGVRNERDAQDLRNENIATLSPILLDVSKQTDIERTVSVLQQACSTAGLMALINNAGINYVAPFELADEQKVRYLMEVNFFGMMNLTRALVPLLQTYAQTSQKTAKVVNVGSIGSKIGLPWEFSYHASKFAVLGMSQALRFELDALGIRVCCVMPGGIRTPFFAKSGTETQQTKQTLIGPNAAYYERNMSKMWDAALQFERFATPPETVAQAIQRLVEKRNPPLRKVIGIDAKLINFLVWARWENVLKSQFVSG; from the coding sequence ATGACTAAATTCGTGTTGATTACAGGGGCTTCGACGGGTATTGGCCGGACAACTGCCATGCGAATGGCGAAACGGGGCTACACAGTTTTCGCTGGCGTCCGAAACGAACGGGACGCGCAGGACCTTCGGAATGAGAACATAGCCACGCTTAGTCCAATCCTGCTTGACGTAAGCAAACAGACCGACATCGAACGCACCGTTTCAGTGTTGCAGCAGGCATGTAGCACTGCCGGTCTGATGGCTCTCATCAACAATGCTGGCATCAATTACGTCGCTCCGTTTGAACTGGCCGACGAGCAGAAAGTGCGTTACCTGATGGAGGTGAATTTCTTTGGCATGATGAACCTCACACGGGCTTTGGTTCCGTTGCTGCAAACTTACGCGCAGACCAGCCAGAAAACGGCCAAAGTCGTTAACGTCGGCTCCATTGGCAGCAAAATTGGGTTGCCGTGGGAGTTCAGTTATCACGCGTCCAAGTTTGCCGTGCTGGGTATGAGTCAGGCGTTGCGGTTTGAACTCGACGCGCTCGGCATTCGGGTGTGCTGCGTAATGCCGGGTGGGATACGAACGCCGTTTTTCGCCAAATCAGGTACAGAAACTCAGCAGACAAAGCAGACACTAATCGGCCCGAACGCTGCCTATTACGAACGAAACATGAGCAAAATGTGGGACGCAGCCCTGCAATTTGAACGTTTTGCCACCCCGCCCGAAACCGTGGCTCAGGCCATTCAGCGATTGGTTGAAAAACGAAACCCACCCCTGCGAAAAGTGATTGGCATAGATGCTAAACTAATCAATTTTCTGGTCTGGGCCAGATGGGAGAATGTTCTGAAAAGTCAGTTTGTAAGCGGTTGA
- a CDS encoding mandelate racemase/muconate lactonizing enzyme family protein, translating into MNRRHFLGLMPALPFLASSFAAAPPMRVTKVETFYWKDRNDAPWWPHWTWLRVHTDTGLVGIGETYPRNSLEAEAIHSILAPALIGKDPRDIEGLWRQIYQRNDFNIAGGAEIRAQSALDLALWDLLGKSLNAPVYRLLGGLANPAVRLYNTCFPHKHSFLTDPDKIMREVRDGYGVKAIKIWPFDGAAQRNRGQFITHAELEEALKPVRILRDAFGDDIDILIELHSYWNLTAGIRIAKALEPYRPMWLEDMLMPGNFSQYRQLAEATGIPLTVGERMAGKLQFETLLESRAATFIMFDVCWCGGLTEARKITTMADAYQLPFAPHTAGGPLLFYASTHLSAAMPNNWIQESCQRFYERDWPTMLNNPLRPQNGTISPPDLPGFGMEVKPDVWTHPAVVRRETVLSR; encoded by the coding sequence ATGAATCGTCGCCATTTTCTGGGTTTGATGCCTGCTCTGCCGTTTCTGGCCTCTTCCTTTGCGGCTGCTCCGCCGATGCGCGTTACTAAAGTCGAAACCTTTTACTGGAAAGACCGCAACGACGCTCCGTGGTGGCCGCACTGGACCTGGCTCCGCGTTCATACCGACACCGGATTGGTGGGCATCGGCGAAACCTACCCGCGCAACAGCCTTGAAGCCGAAGCCATTCACAGCATTCTGGCCCCGGCCTTAATCGGCAAAGACCCGCGTGATATTGAAGGACTCTGGCGGCAGATTTACCAGCGCAACGATTTTAACATTGCGGGCGGGGCCGAAATTCGCGCCCAGAGTGCGCTCGATTTGGCCCTGTGGGATTTGCTCGGCAAGTCACTGAACGCGCCCGTTTATCGGCTGCTGGGCGGGCTGGCAAACCCGGCGGTGCGACTCTACAACACCTGCTTCCCGCATAAACACAGCTTTCTGACCGACCCCGACAAGATTATGCGCGAAGTACGCGATGGCTACGGCGTAAAAGCCATAAAAATCTGGCCCTTCGATGGGGCCGCACAGCGCAACCGGGGGCAGTTTATTACCCACGCCGAACTGGAAGAAGCCCTGAAGCCCGTCAGAATTCTGCGCGATGCGTTCGGCGACGACATCGACATCCTCATCGAACTGCATTCGTACTGGAACCTGACAGCGGGCATTCGCATCGCCAAAGCACTGGAACCTTACCGACCCATGTGGCTCGAAGACATGCTCATGCCGGGCAATTTTTCGCAGTACCGCCAGTTAGCCGAAGCCACTGGCATTCCCTTAACTGTTGGCGAGCGCATGGCCGGAAAACTCCAGTTTGAAACCCTGCTCGAATCGCGGGCGGCTACGTTCATCATGTTCGACGTATGCTGGTGCGGTGGACTGACCGAAGCCCGAAAAATCACGACGATGGCCGATGCCTACCAGTTGCCGTTTGCGCCCCACACGGCGGGCGGGCCACTGCTGTTCTATGCCTCTACGCACCTCTCGGCGGCTATGCCCAACAACTGGATTCAGGAAAGCTGCCAGCGATTTTACGAGCGCGACTGGCCTACGATGCTCAACAATCCACTGCGCCCGCAGAACGGCACCATCAGCCCGCCCGACCTGCCCGGCTTCGGCATGGAGGTAAAACCCGATGTCTGGACGCACCCCGCCGTAGTCCGACGTGAGACCGTGCTGAGCCGATAA
- a CDS encoding ABC transporter ATP-binding protein, with amino-acid sequence MLTVTNLIKAYDGRPVLTVPSLQLPTGIHYFRGSNGSGKTTFFRTVAGLLPFAGQITLNDQYEISRDPVAYRLRVNYAEAEPLYPDFLTPRDLAGFVGQAKRAPAEQVSELVEVLGINPFWTQPTGTFSSGMLKKLSLLLAFLGQPRLILLDEPLTTLDTATASQLFGLVRQLRADQDVSFCLTSHQDVSLTGLPLTSIWQVNDGLLTDVTP; translated from the coding sequence TTGCTCACAGTTACAAACCTGATAAAAGCCTACGACGGTCGGCCCGTACTGACCGTGCCAAGTCTGCAGTTGCCGACGGGTATTCATTATTTTCGGGGCAGCAATGGGTCTGGCAAAACCACGTTTTTCCGCACGGTGGCGGGTTTATTGCCCTTCGCCGGGCAAATTACGCTGAACGACCAGTACGAAATCAGCCGCGACCCGGTGGCTTACCGACTGCGGGTAAACTACGCTGAAGCCGAACCGCTGTATCCCGATTTTTTGACACCCCGCGATCTCGCCGGGTTTGTGGGCCAGGCTAAACGCGCTCCGGCGGAGCAGGTCAGCGAACTGGTCGAAGTTCTTGGTATTAATCCCTTCTGGACGCAGCCAACGGGTACGTTTTCGAGTGGAATGCTCAAAAAACTGTCGTTGCTACTGGCGTTTCTGGGCCAGCCCCGCCTGATTCTGCTCGATGAGCCGCTAACGACTTTAGACACGGCTACGGCTTCGCAACTTTTCGGCTTAGTCCGTCAACTCCGCGCCGATCAGGACGTTTCATTCTGCCTGACTTCGCATCAGGACGTTAGCCTGACGGGCCTGCCCCTGACGAGCATCTGGCAGGTGAATGACGGACTTCTTACGGATGTAACGCCCTGA
- a CDS encoding aminotransferase class V-fold PLP-dependent enzyme codes for MPTSRRSFFRQSGAAVAGAFALPGFLPDAYAQPLPDAGLKSPAEWARDEDFWARIKTDFTVSPNLLNLNNGGVSPQPKLVQDAHIRFYQYANEAPTYYMWRILDQGREALRGKLADLAGCSPDELAINRNATEGLNTVIFGLNLKAGDEVVLTRQDYPNMLNAWKQREKRDGVKLVFLNLALPQETDEYFVEQFVRAFTPRTKVVHLTHLINWVGQVLPVRKIADEARKRGIAVIVDGAHSFAHLDYKIPDLGCDFYATSLHKWLCAPFGSGMLYIKKDRIPDVWALLSNDKPDGPDIRKFETLGTRSFASEMAIGTAVDYHLGIGSARKFARLHYLKNYWAERVQSMPGVRVHTSLKPDYAGALALFSIDGMKPGEVESQLLGQYKIHTSPVVWENISGVRVTPHIYTTPKDLDRLVTAITDLADKQVGQIRKG; via the coding sequence ATGCCTACCTCTCGCCGTTCGTTTTTTCGCCAGTCGGGTGCCGCCGTTGCGGGGGCGTTCGCGCTGCCCGGTTTTCTGCCCGATGCCTACGCGCAGCCACTGCCCGATGCCGGGCTGAAATCGCCCGCCGAATGGGCGCGGGATGAAGATTTCTGGGCGCGTATCAAAACCGATTTTACCGTATCGCCCAACCTGCTGAACCTCAACAACGGGGGCGTTAGTCCGCAGCCGAAACTGGTGCAGGACGCACACATCCGGTTTTATCAGTATGCCAACGAAGCGCCTACGTATTATATGTGGCGGATTCTGGATCAGGGTCGCGAAGCCCTGCGCGGCAAACTCGCCGACCTTGCCGGTTGCTCGCCCGACGAACTCGCCATTAACCGCAACGCCACCGAAGGGTTGAACACGGTAATTTTCGGGCTTAACCTGAAAGCGGGCGACGAGGTTGTGCTGACCCGGCAGGATTATCCGAACATGCTCAATGCCTGGAAACAACGCGAAAAACGCGATGGTGTAAAGCTGGTATTTCTGAATCTGGCGTTACCGCAGGAAACCGACGAGTATTTTGTCGAGCAGTTTGTTCGGGCCTTTACGCCCCGCACCAAAGTAGTACATCTTACGCACCTCATCAACTGGGTTGGTCAGGTGCTACCCGTTCGTAAAATCGCCGACGAAGCCCGCAAACGGGGTATTGCGGTGATTGTCGATGGGGCACATTCGTTCGCCCATCTCGACTACAAAATCCCTGATTTAGGTTGTGATTTTTACGCTACCAGCCTGCACAAATGGCTGTGTGCGCCCTTTGGCAGCGGGATGCTGTACATCAAAAAAGACCGCATTCCTGACGTGTGGGCCTTACTCTCCAACGATAAACCCGACGGGCCGGATATTCGCAAATTCGAGACGCTCGGCACCCGCTCGTTTGCGTCGGAAATGGCAATTGGTACGGCGGTCGATTATCACCTCGGCATTGGTTCGGCGCGGAAGTTCGCACGGCTACATTACCTCAAAAATTACTGGGCCGAGCGCGTTCAGTCGATGCCGGGCGTGCGGGTGCATACTTCGCTCAAACCTGACTATGCCGGGGCGTTGGCTCTTTTTTCTATCGACGGCATGAAGCCGGGCGAGGTCGAAAGTCAGTTACTGGGTCAGTATAAAATTCATACCTCGCCGGTTGTGTGGGAGAATATCAGTGGCGTTCGCGTGACGCCCCACATATACACCACGCCCAAAGACCTCGACCGACTCGTTACGGCCATTACCGACCTGGCTGACAAACAGGTAGGGCAAATTAGGAAAGGCTAA
- the menB gene encoding 1,4-dihydroxy-2-naphthoyl-CoA synthase: protein MTSNYPWETIKEYQEIIFSYYDGIAKISINRPHKRNAFTPLTVKEMSEAMELARQDERVGVVILTGEGGEAFCSGGDQSVRGHGGYIGEDAVPRLNVLDLQMQIRRIPKPVVAMVAGYAIGGGHVLHVVCDLSIAADNARFGQTGPRVGSFDGGFGASYLARIVGQKKAREIWYLCDQYNAQEALDMGLVNKVVPLDKLEETTIEWCRKMLEKSPIALRMLKASFNAELDGQAGIQQLAGDATLLYYLSDEAKEGKDAFLEKRKPDFSKFPKFP, encoded by the coding sequence ATGACAAGCAACTACCCCTGGGAGACGATTAAAGAATATCAGGAGATTATTTTCTCGTATTACGACGGCATTGCCAAAATCAGTATCAACCGTCCACACAAGCGCAACGCCTTTACGCCCCTGACCGTGAAGGAGATGTCGGAAGCGATGGAACTGGCCCGGCAGGACGAACGCGTAGGCGTGGTAATTCTAACTGGCGAAGGCGGTGAAGCGTTCTGCTCTGGTGGCGACCAATCGGTGCGGGGGCATGGCGGCTATATTGGCGAAGATGCTGTGCCCCGCCTGAACGTGCTGGACCTACAAATGCAGATTCGCCGGATTCCGAAGCCCGTGGTAGCAATGGTAGCGGGTTATGCCATTGGGGGCGGACACGTGCTGCACGTGGTCTGCGACCTGAGCATTGCCGCCGACAACGCCCGCTTTGGGCAAACCGGCCCCAGAGTTGGCTCGTTCGATGGTGGATTCGGTGCCAGTTATTTAGCCCGGATTGTAGGCCAGAAAAAAGCCCGCGAAATCTGGTATCTCTGCGATCAATACAACGCGCAGGAAGCTCTCGACATGGGCTTAGTGAACAAAGTAGTGCCGCTCGATAAGCTGGAAGAGACCACCATTGAGTGGTGCCGCAAGATGCTCGAAAAAAGCCCCATCGCGCTCCGAATGCTGAAAGCTTCGTTCAACGCCGAACTCGACGGGCAGGCCGGTATTCAGCAACTCGCGGGCGATGCTACGCTGCTGTACTACCTGTCGGACGAAGCCAAAGAAGGGAAAGACGCGTTTCTGGAAAAGCGAAAACCTGATTTTAGCAAGTTTCCAAAATTTCCGTAG
- a CDS encoding DUF2452 domain-containing protein: MEEAKVFVNPISPDKVAEAPGLLAYAHTAGGAVIRPEDKGKITGRAVAAMREQTDMQLSQLYKQMQLLAEQATAIRHRVEVSERIYSAQMSFEPVVGHTYYFYTRKNGQDALSMVGPTEWGRKFPFERCLATVRMMADHTWDVQYHDVSYTD, encoded by the coding sequence ATGGAAGAAGCTAAAGTTTTCGTTAATCCCATTTCGCCTGACAAAGTAGCCGAAGCACCGGGGCTGCTGGCTTATGCCCACACAGCAGGCGGAGCCGTTATTCGCCCTGAAGACAAAGGCAAAATTACAGGCCGGGCCGTAGCGGCCATGCGCGAACAGACCGATATGCAACTGAGCCAGTTGTATAAACAGATGCAACTGCTGGCCGAGCAGGCCACAGCCATTCGGCACCGGGTCGAAGTGTCGGAGCGCATCTATTCGGCCCAGATGAGTTTTGAGCCGGTGGTGGGTCATACCTATTATTTTTACACCCGCAAAAACGGTCAGGACGCCCTCTCGATGGTTGGCCCAACCGAATGGGGCCGCAAATTTCCGTTCGAGCGGTGCCTTGCCACCGTCCGCATGATGGCCGACCACACGTGGGATGTGCAGTATCACGATGTATCTTATACTGACTGA
- a CDS encoding ubiquinol-cytochrome c reductase iron-sulfur subunit, protein METSPTTIDRQEFFRRVGTGVGAIWLMRCLAGCSSEANGDPAPNGGRNVDFTLNLTEKANEILKTKGGYVVVNDIIVAQTKDGQFVAVSANCTHQNTQLTYRPIENLFYCPLHLSRFDATGRVLNGPAAQALTAYKVTANLGANTVRIFE, encoded by the coding sequence ATGGAAACCAGCCCTACAACCATTGACCGTCAGGAGTTTTTTCGCCGGGTGGGCACGGGCGTGGGTGCTATCTGGCTCATGCGTTGCCTGGCGGGCTGCTCCAGCGAAGCCAACGGCGACCCCGCTCCCAACGGCGGGCGTAACGTAGATTTCACGCTGAACCTGACCGAAAAAGCCAACGAAATACTGAAAACGAAAGGCGGTTATGTGGTGGTCAACGATATTATTGTCGCCCAAACCAAAGACGGTCAGTTCGTAGCGGTGTCGGCCAATTGTACGCACCAGAACACCCAACTGACTTACCGGCCTATAGAGAACCTGTTTTATTGTCCGCTGCACTTATCGCGTTTCGATGCAACAGGCCGGGTGCTGAATGGCCCCGCAGCCCAGGCTCTGACTGCCTATAAAGTAACGGCTAATCTGGGAGCAAATACGGTACGGATTTTTGAGTGA